In the Chlorobium limicola DSM 245 genome, one interval contains:
- the bioB gene encoding biotin synthase BioB, translating to MTSSVIHQAVIDAYRVLDTGEPLDRETALRLAALPGDAVLDLASLAHKVRLRYAGEAASLHACSIMNAKSGECGENCRFCAQSRHNSASIDVYDLAGEDAVLRQAEEAVDSGIPHFGIVTSGYGYLKITPEFNRILGMIDMLHRELPGLNVCASLGVLGEETSAALAAHGIAHYNINIQVAPSRYSDLIADTHTVVERIATVRLLRKHRIPVCCGGILGVGESMTERLEMIFALSELDVSVIPLNVLVPIDGTPLEGHRTADIADIVKTFAICRLVHPRTIIKFAAGRETVMKDFQGLLMLSGANGFLTGGYLTTRGREIDADRELGRQLESFTEG from the coding sequence ATGACATCATCCGTTATCCATCAGGCAGTTATCGATGCATACAGGGTTCTCGATACCGGTGAGCCGCTTGACCGGGAAACGGCTTTACGTCTTGCTGCCCTTCCCGGTGATGCCGTGCTTGATCTTGCCTCTCTTGCCCACAAGGTGAGACTTCGTTACGCTGGTGAAGCTGCATCGCTTCACGCATGTTCAATCATGAATGCCAAATCAGGCGAATGCGGCGAAAACTGTCGTTTCTGCGCACAGTCGCGTCACAACAGCGCGTCAATTGATGTTTACGATCTCGCCGGTGAGGATGCCGTTCTGCGGCAGGCCGAAGAAGCCGTTGACAGCGGGATTCCGCATTTCGGCATTGTAACCAGCGGGTACGGCTATCTGAAGATAACCCCGGAGTTTAACCGAATTCTCGGTATGATCGACATGCTGCACCGCGAACTGCCGGGCCTCAACGTATGCGCTTCGCTCGGCGTACTCGGCGAGGAGACATCTGCAGCCTTGGCCGCGCACGGGATTGCGCACTACAATATCAATATCCAGGTCGCTCCATCAAGGTACAGCGATCTTATTGCCGATACGCACACGGTCGTCGAGCGGATCGCAACCGTGAGGCTGCTTCGCAAACACCGTATTCCGGTTTGCTGCGGAGGTATTCTTGGTGTTGGGGAGAGTATGACCGAGCGTCTTGAGATGATCTTCGCGCTCAGCGAACTCGATGTATCGGTTATTCCCCTCAATGTCCTTGTGCCTATCGATGGTACCCCGCTCGAAGGTCATCGGACGGCCGATATTGCCGATATTGTCAAGACTTTCGCAATCTGCCGTCTGGTGCACCCTCGCACGATCATCAAGTTTGCGGCCGGCAGGGAGACTGTCATGAAGGATTTTCAGGGGCTGCTCATGCTCTCAGGCGCAAACGGCTTTCTGACCGGAGGCTATCTCACTACCCGCGGGAGGGAGATCGATGCAGACCGGGAGCTTGGCCGTCAGCTCGAAAGTTTCACGGAGGGGTGA
- the topA gene encoding type I DNA topoisomerase, with protein MASKTEALSARNRTLIVVESPSKAKTINKYLGDRYTVFASVGHIKDLPKREIGLDFDHNYEPRYEVIAGKEKVVRQLKKLAGEADSVLIATDPDREGEAIAWHISNEIEAARKPVFRVLFNEITKNAILAAISEPRQIDYRLVRSQQTRQGLDKIVGYKISPFLWNVVLRGLSAGRVQSVALRLICEREEEINRFEIQEYWTVSADFATAKGEIFKAKLVKVDGGKPELSSQEQAEAAASLVRNRLYAVGDITAKAQQRKAPLPFTTSLLQQAASNQLGFGSQKTMRIAQQLYEGIDLGSEGATGLITYMRTDSTRIGSEAVAEAHKYIRAVFGSEYTGYGSSAKSPKNAQDAHEAIRPTSIERKPEAMKPYLSADQYRLYELIWKRFLAAMMAPAKIEQTKVDVEDHERRIVFRANGSRVLFPGFMRVYDDQQELEYEARTSTKEDVEKEQTVKLPDTLAARDSLNLDEIEQKQSFTRPPARYSEATLVKDLDNYGIGRPSTYASIFSTLQDRRYVVLQKKKIAPTDLGKDVSQILVANFPDIFNIRFTAFMEDELDKVAAGDDEYEKVLDSFYRPLETALSLRKNDPLIPQNMNAETCDKCGEGRMIIKWTASGKFLGCSRYPACKNIKPISSTKAKPKETGIKCPSCSDGQMLLRDGRLGPFLACSGYPKCNTLLNLSKQRHIEPLKTPPVQTDLPCPKCGAPLYLRSGKRGLWLGCSKFPKCRGRLAWNSLDPALQLHWEGVMAEHRKAHPDVVLTMTDGRPVPMTLPVDDIMARAEENGLIAPVTEENEGVTV; from the coding sequence ATGGCATCAAAAACAGAAGCTCTTTCAGCCAGAAACAGAACCCTTATTGTCGTTGAATCTCCTTCAAAGGCAAAAACCATCAACAAATATCTGGGCGACCGCTACACGGTTTTCGCGTCGGTGGGGCACATCAAAGATCTGCCGAAACGGGAAATCGGCCTTGATTTCGATCATAACTACGAACCCCGCTATGAGGTCATTGCCGGAAAGGAAAAAGTTGTCCGACAGTTGAAAAAACTTGCCGGAGAGGCCGACTCGGTACTGATCGCTACTGACCCTGACCGCGAAGGCGAAGCTATAGCCTGGCATATTTCCAACGAAATCGAAGCTGCACGAAAACCGGTTTTCAGGGTTTTGTTCAATGAAATTACGAAAAATGCGATTCTTGCAGCAATAAGCGAACCTCGCCAGATCGATTACCGTCTGGTGCGATCCCAGCAGACCCGTCAGGGACTCGACAAGATCGTGGGATACAAGATCAGTCCTTTCCTGTGGAATGTCGTGCTGCGAGGCCTCTCCGCAGGCAGGGTACAATCGGTTGCGCTCAGACTTATCTGCGAACGGGAAGAGGAGATCAACCGGTTCGAAATTCAGGAGTACTGGACGGTTTCCGCCGACTTTGCAACGGCAAAAGGAGAAATATTCAAGGCTAAACTGGTCAAGGTTGACGGAGGCAAACCGGAACTCTCCAGTCAGGAGCAGGCCGAAGCCGCAGCTTCGCTTGTAAGAAACCGCCTCTATGCTGTCGGGGACATTACGGCTAAAGCCCAGCAGCGCAAAGCTCCGCTGCCATTTACCACCTCGCTGCTCCAGCAGGCTGCTTCAAACCAGCTCGGGTTCGGATCACAGAAAACCATGCGTATTGCCCAGCAGCTTTACGAAGGCATAGATCTCGGAAGCGAAGGGGCAACAGGCCTGATTACTTACATGCGTACCGATTCGACCCGTATCGGCTCCGAAGCCGTTGCGGAAGCCCATAAATATATACGTGCAGTATTCGGTTCCGAATATACCGGTTACGGCAGTTCGGCGAAATCCCCGAAAAATGCCCAGGACGCCCACGAAGCTATCAGGCCAACATCTATCGAAAGAAAGCCCGAAGCGATGAAACCCTATCTTTCCGCAGACCAGTATCGCCTCTATGAGCTTATCTGGAAACGGTTTCTTGCCGCCATGATGGCCCCGGCGAAAATCGAACAGACAAAGGTTGATGTCGAAGATCACGAACGCCGCATTGTGTTCCGGGCGAACGGAAGCCGCGTGCTTTTCCCCGGCTTCATGCGGGTGTATGACGATCAGCAGGAGCTTGAGTATGAAGCCCGTACATCGACAAAGGAGGATGTCGAAAAAGAACAGACCGTCAAACTTCCTGATACGCTTGCCGCACGGGACAGCCTGAATCTTGACGAAATCGAACAGAAACAGAGTTTTACCCGTCCTCCTGCCCGTTACAGTGAAGCTACGCTGGTAAAAGATCTCGACAACTACGGCATCGGACGCCCTTCGACCTATGCCTCGATATTTTCCACCCTGCAGGATCGTCGCTATGTTGTATTGCAGAAAAAAAAAATAGCGCCTACCGATCTCGGAAAAGATGTCTCACAGATTCTTGTGGCTAATTTTCCGGACATCTTCAATATCCGCTTTACCGCGTTCATGGAGGATGAACTGGACAAAGTGGCGGCAGGTGATGACGAATATGAAAAGGTGCTCGACAGCTTTTACCGACCCCTGGAAACCGCACTCAGCCTGAGAAAGAATGACCCGCTCATTCCACAGAACATGAATGCGGAAACCTGCGACAAGTGCGGTGAGGGCCGAATGATCATCAAATGGACGGCCAGCGGAAAATTCCTTGGCTGCTCACGATACCCTGCCTGCAAAAACATCAAACCGATCAGCTCGACAAAGGCAAAACCGAAAGAAACCGGCATAAAATGCCCCTCCTGCAGTGACGGCCAGATGCTCCTCCGCGACGGGCGGCTCGGCCCGTTCCTTGCATGTTCAGGCTATCCCAAATGCAACACCCTGCTCAATCTCAGCAAACAGCGCCATATCGAACCGCTTAAAACTCCGCCGGTTCAGACCGATCTCCCCTGTCCGAAATGCGGAGCGCCTCTGTATCTCAGAAGCGGTAAACGGGGGTTATGGCTGGGTTGCTCAAAATTTCCTAAATGCCGGGGACGCCTTGCATGGAACTCGCTTGACCCTGCTCTTCAGCTGCACTGGGAAGGGGTTATGGCAGAACACCGCAAAGCCCATCCGGATGTCGTGCTGACCATGACCGATGGGCGACCGGTTCCAATGACTCTTCCTGTAGACGACATAATGGCAAGAGCAGAGGAGAACGGTCTGATTGCACCTGTAACCGAAGAGAATGAGGGCGTCACAGTATGA
- a CDS encoding DUF452 family protein, with amino-acid sequence MKTDWIIRQGNTELLLFFSGWGMDRTLADHLALSLPYNPVFDLLACHDYRTAEIDAGTCDAMRSYERLTVIAWSFGVWAAAHAPLPPVSHAVALNGTLAPVNRVAGIAPDVFKATLDTYGDNARRRFNRRMCGGGEALDHFLSLEPRRSSVCQKEELAAFAARLDAPGSPESFRYDHVIIGGKDLVFSPSCQFAAWRGYAQTVIADMPHYPFFHLESLQEVLECSRG; translated from the coding sequence GTGAAAACCGACTGGATAATACGACAGGGCAATACGGAACTGCTGCTCTTTTTTTCCGGCTGGGGGATGGATCGTACTCTTGCCGACCATCTTGCATTGTCATTGCCTTATAACCCGGTATTCGATCTGCTGGCCTGCCATGACTATCGCACAGCGGAGATCGATGCCGGAACCTGCGATGCGATGCGATCCTATGAACGGCTGACGGTTATAGCATGGTCGTTCGGCGTCTGGGCTGCCGCACATGCGCCACTGCCGCCGGTATCGCATGCCGTGGCCCTGAACGGTACGCTCGCTCCGGTCAACAGGGTTGCAGGCATTGCCCCTGATGTGTTCAAGGCAACCCTCGATACTTACGGTGACAATGCGCGGCGCCGTTTCAACCGCAGAATGTGCGGCGGCGGTGAAGCTCTTGATCACTTTCTCTCCCTGGAACCGCGGAGGAGTTCTGTCTGTCAGAAAGAGGAGCTTGCCGCTTTTGCCGCAAGGTTAGACGCCCCCGGCAGTCCGGAGAGTTTCAGGTATGATCACGTCATCATTGGCGGGAAGGACCTTGTTTTTTCTCCTTCATGCCAGTTTGCGGCATGGAGAGGGTATGCGCAAACGGTTATTGCCGATATGCCGCACTATCCGTTTTTTCACCTTGAAAGTCTGCAGGAGGTGCTCGAATGCAGCAGAGGATAG
- the bioC gene encoding malonyl-ACP O-methyltransferase BioC, giving the protein MQQRIDKQLVRERFSKALGSYREHAVVQQEMALVLADMICGAVPLRSFGKVFEVGAGTGSLTAAILDRCSVETYIANDLVAESRSHIVLEVSRLSPASFAFLSGDIETLEELPGQLDLVASNATLQWFSDLDGFFRKMACCLKPGGIFAFSTFTAGNMREIAAIEQTGLCYPDLSFLESLAGRYFEKIASKEEHIRIAFDSPGEVLRHIRKTGVNGVVRRAWTKGRYQQFLHRYREAYSCENGVYLTYRPVYGCFRKPLS; this is encoded by the coding sequence ATGCAGCAGAGGATAGATAAACAGCTTGTACGCGAGAGGTTTTCCAAAGCTCTCGGTTCATACCGGGAGCATGCCGTGGTACAGCAGGAGATGGCGCTGGTGCTTGCCGATATGATCTGCGGTGCAGTGCCTCTCCGATCGTTCGGAAAGGTTTTTGAAGTGGGGGCAGGGACAGGTTCGCTGACGGCGGCCATTCTCGATCGCTGCAGTGTCGAAACCTATATAGCCAACGATCTGGTGGCCGAAAGCCGCAGTCACATTGTCCTCGAGGTTTCCCGGCTCTCTCCGGCGAGTTTTGCGTTTCTTTCCGGCGACATCGAGACTCTTGAGGAGCTTCCGGGACAACTTGATCTTGTCGCTTCGAATGCCACTCTTCAATGGTTTTCGGATCTTGACGGATTTTTTCGGAAGATGGCCTGCTGCCTGAAGCCTGGAGGTATTTTTGCGTTCAGTACCTTCACTGCCGGGAATATGCGTGAAATTGCCGCTATCGAACAGACCGGCCTCTGTTACCCGGATCTTTCATTTCTTGAATCCCTTGCCGGCAGATATTTTGAAAAGATCGCATCCAAAGAGGAGCATATACGGATAGCATTCGATTCACCCGGAGAGGTGCTTCGCCATATCCGGAAAACCGGAGTTAACGGAGTAGTGCGACGTGCCTGGACAAAAGGGAGGTATCAACAGTTTCTGCATCGTTACCGGGAGGCTTACTCCTGTGAGAATGGCGTTTATCTTACCTACCGACCGGTTTACGGCTGTTTCAGAAAACCATTATCATGA
- the bioD gene encoding dethiobiotin synthase has product MRGTVIAVSGIDTGTGKTIATGLLARALLDCGQSVITQKIVQTGSPGGVSEDILEHRRLMGCGLLEEDREGLTCPYLFAYPASPHLAAGLENRTIDLMTIRRATFRLQQRYRTVLLEGAGGLLVPLTDELLFADYIRDAGYSLLLVTSSRLGSINHTLLSIEACMKRGITLKGVIFNRFQEADKLIGDDAIGTIRHFLSRYGLSAPVVTLAENDFEEYASELLGLESGK; this is encoded by the coding sequence ATGAGAGGAACCGTAATCGCAGTTTCCGGTATCGATACCGGTACGGGCAAAACCATAGCGACCGGTCTTCTGGCCAGAGCACTGCTTGATTGCGGCCAATCGGTCATAACCCAGAAAATCGTCCAGACCGGCAGCCCCGGCGGAGTCTCCGAAGACATTCTCGAACATCGCCGTCTCATGGGGTGCGGACTTCTGGAAGAGGATCGTGAGGGACTGACCTGTCCCTATCTCTTTGCCTATCCGGCATCGCCGCATCTTGCCGCAGGACTTGAAAACAGGACAATCGATCTCATGACCATCAGACGGGCAACCTTCAGGCTGCAGCAGCGGTACCGAACCGTTCTGCTCGAAGGCGCCGGCGGGCTTCTTGTTCCGTTGACCGACGAGTTGCTGTTTGCCGACTATATTCGGGATGCCGGTTATTCCCTTCTGCTGGTTACCTCTTCACGGCTTGGCAGCATCAACCACACCCTGCTCTCCATCGAGGCCTGCATGAAACGGGGGATTACTCTGAAAGGTGTCATTTTCAACCGGTTTCAGGAAGCGGATAAGCTGATCGGCGATGATGCGATCGGGACCATCCGTCATTTTCTGAGCCGGTACGGGCTTTCTGCGCCGGTTGTCACTCTTGCCGAAAATGATTTTGAAGAGTATGCTTCGGAACTTCTTGGTTTGGAATCCGGAAAATAA
- a CDS encoding biotin--[acetyl-CoA-carboxylase] ligase, whose amino-acid sequence MNDLTYGILSRLHGASGYLSGEDLCREFGITRSAVWKHIGQLRDAGCRIDAVSGSGYRLLALSGVPVAGEVDLFLATRTAGRIFHYQKETESTNLEAKKLAAEGVPEGAVIVADSQRAGRGRLGRTWVSPAGKNLYFSLILRPSVVSLRIPQITLLVAAAIHQAICDLFPCIDTGVKWPNDILAGGRKLCGVLCEMQSEPGMTHFVVVGIGINVNQDDFPEELRDKATSLKLETGEWFSRSRLLATVLNRFEELYLNWLQEDDLGFILPYLERYSLLQGKDVCIDQFSRQITGTVCGIARGGELVLQTEDGTELKISSGEASLRKAYTHL is encoded by the coding sequence ATGAATGACCTGACCTACGGGATTCTTTCCAGGCTCCATGGCGCCTCGGGTTACCTTTCAGGAGAAGATCTCTGCAGGGAGTTCGGGATCACAAGGAGCGCGGTATGGAAGCATATAGGGCAGCTTCGGGATGCGGGATGCAGAATTGACGCAGTAAGCGGTTCAGGCTACCGTCTGCTCGCTCTCTCCGGAGTTCCCGTTGCCGGCGAGGTGGATCTTTTTCTTGCAACCAGAACTGCTGGCCGCATTTTTCACTATCAGAAGGAGACGGAATCGACAAATCTGGAAGCGAAAAAACTTGCGGCGGAAGGGGTTCCTGAGGGTGCCGTGATCGTTGCTGACTCTCAGCGTGCAGGCAGAGGACGGCTGGGCAGGACCTGGGTGTCTCCTGCCGGAAAGAATCTTTACTTTTCACTGATTCTGCGTCCTTCCGTAGTCTCTCTGCGTATTCCTCAGATAACTCTGCTTGTGGCAGCAGCAATTCATCAGGCGATTTGTGATCTTTTTCCCTGTATCGATACGGGAGTCAAATGGCCGAACGACATTCTCGCCGGAGGCAGAAAGCTTTGCGGTGTGCTGTGTGAAATGCAGTCGGAGCCAGGCATGACTCATTTTGTGGTTGTCGGAATCGGGATCAATGTCAACCAGGATGATTTTCCTGAAGAGCTGAGGGACAAGGCCACTTCGCTGAAGCTTGAAACCGGGGAGTGGTTCAGCCGTTCGCGACTGCTCGCAACAGTGCTGAACCGGTTCGAGGAGCTCTATCTCAACTGGCTGCAGGAGGATGATCTTGGTTTTATTCTCCCTTACCTTGAACGCTATTCTCTGCTTCAGGGGAAGGATGTCTGCATCGATCAGTTTTCGCGGCAGATTACAGGGACGGTCTGCGGTATCGCTCGCGGCGGGGAGCTTGTGCTGCAGACCGAAGACGGAACGGAGCTGAAAATTTCCTCCGGGGAGGCTTCGCTCCGGAAAGCTTATACACATCTATGA
- a CDS encoding N-acetylmuramoyl-L-alanine amidase family protein: MIPRSIRIDVRIAFFVMMLAFFYSLTVQAAPSFTRSEETTVPLRVTTGNEQGYTIKVLALRTDGGLMIDIESFSRALRLSPRQESGILLMEETDAAPGSSCQVKSDNNFVLLVPKDSQRMKRVVQLQSAPVLMDGKLFLPVLHACRLFTLWLDKDVVYDYSSGIMSAWLWGTRLGDSVGYVGVVRPGETVTAFQERQIPAEPGTVIKGVNVENRANGAIITFTASGKGVRTELLKPDENGRAYLTFQNASCNIDALTKLFSGGLVKSITPVRPSDGTLQFALGLDNRDYRIKTVDFQRDEKNNRYQVYVMSEADVEGIRQKEKEQQIAKVINSDIEKWKLNAIVLDAGHGGHDPGAIGGRGTREKDVALNIVRDLGNLITQKWPDVRVIYTRKDDRFIPLHERGRIANRNGGKLFVSIHCNANRKNHIKGSEVYILGPHKSKDALEVAMFENSVITKEADYKQRYKGFSTEYLIMSSMAQSAFAKQSADLALEVQDRIDRPNSTNGKGVRQAGFMVLWTPSMPSILVESGYLSNSEEEKILRDRQEQTKIAYGIFQGLERYRRDYENARIAAAGQ, translated from the coding sequence ATGATACCACGTTCAATCCGTATCGATGTCCGCATTGCATTTTTTGTAATGATGCTTGCGTTTTTTTATTCATTGACGGTTCAGGCGGCACCTTCGTTTACCCGTTCGGAGGAGACGACAGTTCCTCTTCGGGTGACAACCGGAAATGAACAGGGTTACACCATCAAGGTTCTTGCACTCAGAACCGACGGCGGCCTTATGATCGATATCGAGTCATTTTCGAGAGCGCTGCGCCTGAGCCCCCGTCAGGAGTCCGGCATTCTGCTTATGGAAGAAACCGATGCAGCGCCGGGAAGCAGCTGTCAGGTAAAGAGTGACAATAATTTTGTCCTTCTTGTTCCGAAGGACTCCCAGCGGATGAAGCGGGTGGTGCAGCTGCAGTCGGCTCCGGTTCTGATGGACGGCAAGCTCTTTCTGCCGGTTCTTCATGCATGCAGGCTGTTTACGCTCTGGCTTGACAAGGATGTTGTTTACGATTATTCATCGGGTATCATGAGCGCATGGCTCTGGGGAACACGGCTCGGAGACTCGGTCGGATATGTTGGCGTGGTAAGGCCGGGTGAAACGGTCACCGCTTTTCAGGAGAGGCAGATTCCCGCTGAACCCGGAACGGTTATCAAGGGGGTCAATGTCGAAAATCGCGCAAATGGCGCGATCATCACCTTTACGGCATCAGGAAAAGGTGTCAGAACGGAACTGCTGAAACCCGATGAAAACGGCCGGGCATACCTCACGTTTCAGAATGCATCGTGCAATATCGATGCGTTGACCAAACTTTTCAGTGGAGGGTTGGTCAAATCGATAACTCCGGTACGCCCATCGGATGGAACCCTTCAGTTTGCACTCGGGCTGGATAACCGCGACTACAGGATAAAAACCGTTGATTTCCAGCGTGACGAAAAAAATAACCGCTATCAGGTATATGTGATGAGCGAGGCCGATGTGGAGGGAATCCGTCAGAAAGAGAAGGAGCAGCAGATAGCCAAAGTGATCAACAGCGATATTGAAAAATGGAAACTCAACGCTATCGTGCTCGACGCCGGTCACGGCGGGCACGATCCCGGAGCTATCGGAGGACGGGGGACAAGAGAGAAGGATGTTGCTCTCAATATCGTTCGCGATCTCGGTAATCTTATTACTCAGAAATGGCCGGATGTCAGGGTGATCTACACAAGAAAAGATGACCGGTTCATTCCTCTTCATGAACGGGGGCGGATTGCCAACCGTAACGGAGGAAAGCTTTTTGTCAGCATTCACTGCAATGCCAACAGAAAAAACCATATAAAAGGATCTGAAGTCTATATTCTCGGTCCGCATAAAAGTAAGGACGCACTTGAAGTCGCCATGTTCGAAAACTCGGTTATTACCAAGGAGGCTGACTACAAACAGCGATACAAGGGGTTTTCGACCGAATATCTGATTATGAGCAGTATGGCGCAGAGCGCCTTTGCAAAACAGTCGGCCGATCTTGCTCTTGAGGTGCAGGACAGGATCGATCGCCCGAACAGCACCAACGGGAAAGGTGTGCGTCAGGCCGGTTTTATGGTTTTATGGACACCATCCATGCCGAGTATTCTTGTTGAATCGGGCTATCTTTCCAATTCCGAAGAGGAAAAAATTCTGCGGGATCGGCAGGAGCAGACAAAAATAGCTTATGGTATTTTTCAGGGTCTGGAGCGATATCGCAGGGATTACGAGAATGCCCGGATTGCAGCTGCAGGCCAGTAA
- a CDS encoding aminotransferase class I/II-fold pyridoxal phosphate-dependent enzyme has translation MPFYAFIRNRLDELRNEDRYRVLPNTGKRYGKHIMVEGESLLNLSSNDYLGLGDDSVLRAAFSAAFLEQDYLMTSSSSRLLTGNHHLYEQLERELALLYNREAALVFNSGYHANTGILPALTSRHDLILSDKLNHASIIDGSRICEAAYRRYRHNDPEHLEELLEEAVGKYRQVFIVTESVFSMDGDLADLPKLAALKKKYGAVLIVDEAHGAGVFGERGLGLSESSGTVGEIDIIVGTFGKAFASTGAYAVMNELIRDYLVNTMRPFIFTTALPPAVLAWSLLTLHRQSAMQCDRSRLLQLASIFRGALVEKGFEVPGESHIVPVITGTNQRALCIAAKLREAGVLGMAVRPPTVPENRARIRFSLRASLEWEDLEHIPELISGVLL, from the coding sequence ATGCCGTTTTATGCCTTTATCCGCAACCGTCTCGATGAACTTCGGAATGAGGATCGTTACCGAGTGCTTCCGAATACCGGAAAGCGCTACGGAAAGCATATAATGGTGGAGGGAGAGTCTCTTCTGAACCTTTCCTCGAACGATTATCTTGGTCTTGGTGATGATTCCGTTCTGCGCGCAGCCTTTTCCGCCGCATTTCTCGAACAGGACTATCTCATGACGAGCTCATCCTCAAGGCTGCTGACCGGCAACCATCATTTGTATGAGCAGCTTGAGCGTGAACTGGCTCTTCTCTACAACCGCGAGGCTGCTCTTGTTTTCAACAGCGGCTATCATGCCAATACCGGTATTCTTCCTGCCCTGACCAGCCGGCACGACCTGATACTTTCCGATAAACTCAATCATGCAAGTATCATTGACGGCTCCCGCATTTGCGAGGCGGCATACCGGAGATATCGTCATAACGATCCTGAGCATCTTGAAGAGCTGCTTGAAGAAGCTGTCGGAAAATACCGTCAGGTATTCATCGTTACCGAATCGGTTTTCAGCATGGATGGCGATCTTGCGGATTTGCCGAAGCTTGCGGCACTGAAAAAAAAATACGGGGCCGTACTGATTGTCGATGAAGCTCATGGCGCAGGGGTGTTCGGTGAAAGAGGTCTCGGTCTTTCCGAGAGCTCCGGCACAGTCGGAGAGATCGATATCATTGTCGGAACTTTCGGCAAGGCCTTCGCTTCAACCGGTGCCTATGCCGTTATGAATGAACTTATCCGGGATTATCTCGTCAACACCATGCGCCCGTTTATTTTCACCACAGCGCTGCCGCCTGCGGTACTGGCCTGGAGCCTTTTGACACTCCATCGTCAGTCGGCCATGCAGTGCGATCGCTCCCGGCTGCTGCAGCTTGCTTCGATATTTCGGGGCGCTCTTGTCGAAAAAGGATTCGAGGTGCCGGGGGAGAGCCACATCGTGCCGGTTATAACGGGAACGAACCAGAGGGCTCTTTGCATTGCGGCAAAGCTTCGTGAAGCGGGAGTGCTCGGTATGGCGGTACGTCCTCCGACCGTACCTGAAAACCGGGCAAGGATTCGGTTTTCGCTCAGGGCCTCTCTGGAGTGGGAGGATCTTGAACACATTCCGGAACTCATAAGCGGAGTCCTCTTGTGA